TCAACTTCTGCCCATTTTTGTTCGTTGTCGCCACAAAGTTCTGTTATCATTTTCATCGCCATTGGGCCGTGTTCGTCAGCGTCTAATTCGATATGTCTTTCAAAATAATAGATGAGTTTACTTAAATCAGTTTTCGGGAAATTTTCCTGAAAGTTTTTAAGAATTTCGGTAAACATATTTGGGATTAAATCTTCTCTACCAAAAGTAAATGCGGCAGCAATTTTATGTACTTTACCTTCTTCAATTACTTTGAAAGTAAAATCTAAGAAGTTTTTTATGTTAGGATGTAAATCGCTTTTTTTGATAGCAACAAATATGTTTTGTAAGGAATCTATCTCGGATAAAAAATGTTCGATTCCTGATGTATTTGCGCCACAAGATTCCATTGCCTCAATGTACATTTCATAATGACTTTGATGTCTGCCGTCCATTGTTAAGTCACTTTCTTCAGCTAAAACAATTTCATTAATTAAATATCTTGTTTCTGGATTTTTAGTAGCAAACCATGGAGTAGTAGTGCAAGTTAATTTAGATTGTAAAGCTTTTAATAAGGACATAAAATCCCAAACAGCATAGACATGGTTTTCTAGGAAACGATGTAAGTCGTCTACAGTTTGTACTTTTTTATATAAAGGATGCTGCAACAACATTTGTTTTTGGCTTTCAATACTGTTGTTTATCTTCTGGATAGTCATAGAATATAATTTGATGTAAATATAAAAAAGCTCCTTGTTTCCAAGAAGCTTTTACTATCGATTTTATAAATACTTTAATAGTTGTTTATTTTACTTGAAAGCGGAAATTCCTGTTACATCCATACCAGTAATCAGTAAATGAATGTCGTGTGTCCCTTCATAAGTAATCACAGATTCTAAATTCATCATATGGCGCATAATAGAGTATTCTCCTGTAATTCCCATTCCTCCTAACATTTGTCGAGCTTCTCGAGCAATATGAATTGCCATATCCACATTATTTCTTTTTGCCATTGAGATTTGTGCTGTCGTAGCTCTTCCTTCGTTTCTCAAAACTCCTAATCTCCAAGTTAATAATTGGGCTTTGGTGATTTCGGTAATCATTTCGGCTAGTTTTTTCTGTTGCAATTGCGTTCCGGCAATTGGTTTGTCAAATTGGATTCTTTCTTTGGCATAGCGTAATGCTGTATCGTAACAATCCATTGCAGCACCAATAGCGCCCCAAGCAATTCCATATCGTGCTGAATCCAAGCAACCAAGAGGTGCACCTAATCCAGATTTGTTTGGTAATAAATTTTCTTTT
Above is a window of Flavobacterium sp. 123 DNA encoding:
- a CDS encoding DUF3050 domain-containing protein translates to MTIQKINNSIESQKQMLLQHPLYKKVQTVDDLHRFLENHVYAVWDFMSLLKALQSKLTCTTTPWFATKNPETRYLINEIVLAEESDLTMDGRHQSHYEMYIEAMESCGANTSGIEHFLSEIDSLQNIFVAIKKSDLHPNIKNFLDFTFKVIEEGKVHKIAAAFTFGREDLIPNMFTEILKNFQENFPKTDLSKLIYYFERHIELDADEHGPMAMKMITELCGDNEQKWAEVEEVSILALEKRIGLWDAIEESILMKAELA